The following are from one region of the Blastocatellia bacterium genome:
- the rplP gene encoding 50S ribosomal protein L16 — MAEYKIPKRMKYRKQQRGRMSGVATRGAEISFGEYGLKALEPAWITGKQIEASRVAMTRFIKRGGKIWIRVFPDKPITKKPAETRMGKGKGAPEGWVAVIKPGRILFEMEGVDEKTAAEAMRLAAQKLPIKTRFITRKQQDAGGLV; from the coding sequence ATGGCTGAATATAAGATTCCCAAGCGAATGAAGTATCGCAAGCAGCAGCGTGGCCGCATGAGCGGTGTGGCGACGCGCGGCGCGGAGATTTCTTTCGGCGAGTATGGGTTGAAGGCGCTGGAGCCGGCATGGATTACCGGCAAGCAGATCGAAGCCTCGCGCGTGGCGATGACCCGCTTCATCAAGCGCGGCGGCAAAATCTGGATTCGCGTCTTCCCGGATAAGCCCATCACCAAGAAGCCGGCGGAAACCCGCATGGGCAAGGGCAAGGGCGCGCCCGAAGGCTGGGTCGCGGTCATCAAGCCGGGCCGCATCCTCTTCGAGATGGAAGGCGTTGATGAGAAGACCGCCGCCGAAGCCATGCGGCTGGCGGCGCAGAAGCTGCCCATCAAGACCCGGTTCATCACGCGCAAGCAGCAAGACGCAGGAGGGCTGGTATGA
- the rpmC gene encoding 50S ribosomal protein L29 — MKADELRDLNDDDLRAKVAEMKESIFRMRFKLSLGNTDVVKNLRESRRDLARVLTLIRERGLEAGK; from the coding sequence ATGAAGGCTGATGAGCTGAGAGATTTGAACGACGACGACCTGCGGGCCAAAGTCGCCGAGATGAAGGAGAGCATCTTCCGCATGCGCTTCAAGCTGTCGCTCGGCAACACGGACGTGGTCAAGAATCTGCGCGAGTCGCGCAGAGACCTGGCGCGCGTGCTGACCTTGATCCGCGAGCGCGGCCTCGAAGCCGGAAAGTAA
- the rpsQ gene encoding 30S ribosomal protein S17 — MEENRNDQTSESGEGVLTDVARAIGSTLGKVAAAIGGTDEPQAAATGPQHRRQEKVGLVTSDKMTKTVVVRVERLVRHPKYRRYIRRRTKFMAHNEMEAKVGDTVRIVETRPMSARKRWRVVEIVQKAR; from the coding sequence ATGGAAGAGAACAGAAACGATCAAACGAGCGAGAGCGGCGAAGGCGTGCTGACCGACGTGGCGCGCGCCATCGGCTCGACGCTCGGCAAAGTGGCCGCGGCCATCGGCGGCACAGACGAGCCGCAGGCCGCAGCTACGGGGCCGCAGCACCGCCGCCAGGAGAAGGTCGGGTTAGTGACCAGCGACAAGATGACCAAGACCGTGGTCGTCCGCGTCGAGCGGCTGGTGCGCCACCCGAAGTACCGCCGCTACATCCGCCGCCGCACCAAGTTCATGGCGCACAACGAGATGGAAGCGAAGGTCGGCGATACCGTGCGCATCGTCGAAACGCGACCGATGTCGGCGCGCAAGCGCTGGCGCGTCGTCGAGATTGTTCAGAAAGCCAGGTGA
- the rplN gene encoding 50S ribosomal protein L14: MIQMRSILEVADNSGAKRISMILPLGGHTGLRAGLGDIITAAVKEAAPDGAVKKGQVVRAVIVRTRKETRRKDGTYIRFDQNAAVIIKPDNEPVGTRVFGPIARELRDKRFMKIVSLAPEVI, from the coding sequence ATGATTCAGATGAGATCAATCCTTGAGGTGGCGGATAACTCCGGGGCCAAGCGCATCTCGATGATCCTGCCGCTCGGCGGCCACACGGGTCTGCGCGCAGGGCTCGGCGACATCATCACCGCGGCGGTCAAGGAAGCGGCGCCCGATGGCGCGGTCAAGAAGGGCCAGGTGGTGCGCGCCGTCATCGTCCGCACCCGCAAAGAGACGCGCCGCAAGGACGGCACTTATATTCGCTTCGATCAGAACGCGGCGGTGATCATCAAGCCGGACAACGAGCCCGTCGGCACGCGCGTCTTCGGCCCCATTGCCCGCGAGCTGCGCGACAAGCGGTTCATGAAGATCGTCAGCCTTGCGCCGGAAGTGATTTGA
- the rplX gene encoding 50S ribosomal protein L24, with the protein MNVEINVRKNDRVVVITGKDSGRTGRIIEVLPRKHKVIVEGVNVVKRHTKANSRRGVQSGILEREAPIDVSNVMLLCPHCGQATRSAHQVLEDGKRHRACKKCGAAIEKQ; encoded by the coding sequence ATGAACGTAGAAATCAATGTGCGAAAGAACGACCGCGTGGTCGTCATCACCGGCAAAGACAGCGGCAGGACGGGGCGAATCATCGAAGTGCTGCCGCGCAAGCATAAGGTGATCGTCGAAGGCGTCAACGTCGTCAAGCGCCACACCAAGGCGAACTCGCGGCGCGGCGTGCAGTCGGGCATCCTTGAGCGCGAAGCGCCGATTGACGTGTCGAACGTGATGCTGCTTTGTCCGCACTGCGGTCAGGCGACGCGCTCGGCGCATCAGGTGCTCGAAGACGGCAAGCGCCACCGCGCATGCAAGAAGTGCGGCGCGGCTATCGAGAAACAGTAA
- the rplE gene encoding 50S ribosomal protein L5, whose translation MAARLKEKYNSEILPALIKEFNYTNPMAAPKIEKVVLNMGVGREAQSNPKVFDQATMELTTIAGQKPVITKAKKSIAAFKLRTGMPVGVSVTLRGDRMYEFLDRFINAVLPRVRDFRGVSPRAFDGRGNYTIGIKDQLIFPEIDFNRVDRTRGMNISIVTTARTDEEGRALLRQFGMPFMK comes from the coding sequence ATGGCAGCGAGACTGAAAGAGAAATACAATAGCGAGATTCTGCCGGCCTTGATTAAAGAGTTCAACTACACGAACCCGATGGCCGCGCCGAAGATCGAAAAAGTGGTTTTAAACATGGGCGTGGGCCGCGAGGCGCAGAGCAACCCGAAGGTCTTTGACCAGGCGACGATGGAGCTGACGACGATTGCCGGCCAGAAGCCGGTCATCACCAAGGCGAAGAAATCGATTGCCGCCTTCAAGCTGCGCACGGGGATGCCGGTCGGCGTTTCGGTGACGCTGCGCGGCGACCGCATGTACGAGTTTCTGGATCGCTTCATCAACGCCGTGCTGCCGCGCGTGCGCGACTTCCGCGGCGTCAGCCCGCGCGCTTTTGATGGCCGCGGCAACTACACAATTGGCATCAAGGATCAGTTGATCTTCCCGGAGATCGACTTCAATCGCGTTGATCGCACGCGGGGCATGAACATTTCTATTGTGACGACGGCACGCACAGACGAAGAAGGCCGCGCCCTGCTGCGGCAATTCGGCATGCCGTTTATGAAGTAG
- a CDS encoding type Z 30S ribosomal protein S14 — protein sequence MNLNIFTSRVHNRCRRCGRGKGYLRKFALCRICFRGLSLEGHIPGVTKSSW from the coding sequence ATGAACTTGAACATCTTCACGTCGCGGGTGCATAACCGCTGCCGGCGCTGCGGTCGCGGCAAAGGCTACCTGCGCAAGTTCGCGCTCTGCCGCATCTGCTTCCGCGGGCTGTCGCTCGAAGGCCACATTCCCGGCGTGACGAAGTCGAGCTGGTAA
- the rpsH gene encoding 30S ribosomal protein S8 — MTDPIADMLTRMRNAYAAKHQKVDVPVSNIKLEIARILKEEGFINNFKVIGEGVRRNIRIYLRYGTKGEQVISRLERVSKPGCRVYVKGTAVPSVLGGLGVNILSTSRGLMTDRRARRERVGGELICRVY, encoded by the coding sequence ATGACAGATCCAATCGCTGATATGCTGACGCGAATGCGCAATGCGTACGCGGCCAAGCACCAGAAGGTAGACGTGCCGGTCTCGAACATCAAGCTGGAGATCGCGCGCATTTTGAAAGAAGAAGGCTTCATCAACAACTTTAAGGTCATCGGCGAAGGCGTGCGCCGCAACATCCGCATCTACCTGCGCTATGGCACCAAGGGCGAGCAGGTGATCTCGCGGCTGGAGCGCGTTTCAAAGCCCGGCTGCCGCGTCTACGTCAAAGGCACAGCGGTGCCGAGCGTGCTGGGCGGCCTGGGGGTCAACATCCTCTCGACCTCGCGCGGCTTGATGACCGACCGCCGGGCGCGCCGCGAGCGTGTCGGCGGCGAGTTGATCTGCCGGGTCTATTAA
- the rplF gene encoding 50S ribosomal protein L6, whose protein sequence is MSRIGKKPISIPKNVKVNITDGVIEVSGPKGQLTTNVPAGIQFRVDGDQLVAERTSDDHAAVHGLARALVQNAVTGVTDGYTRQLDIVGVGYKVELQKSRVIFNLGYSHPIEFPLPSGIDVKVERVNKPIQQYQTTLTITGIDKQQVGQIAADMRSLRRPDPYKGKGVRYAGEALKLKPGKTGK, encoded by the coding sequence ATGTCGAGAATAGGCAAGAAGCCAATAAGCATTCCTAAGAACGTCAAGGTCAACATCACGGACGGGGTGATCGAAGTGAGCGGCCCGAAAGGCCAGTTGACGACCAATGTGCCCGCCGGCATTCAGTTTCGCGTCGACGGGGATCAGCTTGTCGCCGAGCGCACCAGTGACGACCACGCGGCGGTTCATGGACTGGCGCGCGCCCTGGTGCAGAACGCCGTCACCGGCGTCACCGATGGCTATACGCGGCAGCTCGACATCGTCGGCGTCGGCTACAAGGTCGAATTGCAGAAGAGTCGCGTCATCTTCAACCTCGGTTATTCGCACCCCATCGAGTTCCCGCTGCCGTCGGGCATTGATGTCAAGGTCGAGCGTGTCAACAAGCCGATTCAGCAGTACCAGACGACCCTGACGATCACCGGCATTGACAAGCAGCAGGTCGGCCAGATTGCCGCCGACATGCGCAGCCTGCGCCGCCCCGATCCGTACAAGGGCAAGGGCGTGCGCTATGCCGGCGAAGCCTTGAAGCTCAAGCCCGGCAAGACCGGCAAGTAA
- the rplR gene encoding 50S ribosomal protein L18, which translates to MAQKSRQDIRRAVHQRIRQKVGGSGERPRLAIFRSVNHIYAQIIDDAQGVTVASASTTEKDWKGRTGGNIAAAKEIGKAIAERAKEKGITRVVFDRGGYIYHGRVRSLAEAAREAGLEF; encoded by the coding sequence ATGGCACAGAAAAGCAGACAAGACATTAGGCGGGCGGTGCATCAGCGCATCCGCCAAAAAGTCGGCGGCAGCGGCGAGCGCCCGCGGCTGGCCATCTTTCGTAGCGTCAACCACATCTACGCGCAGATCATTGACGACGCGCAGGGCGTCACCGTGGCCTCGGCTTCGACAACGGAAAAAGATTGGAAGGGACGCACCGGCGGCAACATTGCGGCAGCCAAAGAGATCGGCAAAGCGATTGCCGAGCGCGCCAAAGAGAAGGGCATCACCCGCGTCGTCTTTGACCGCGGCGGCTACATCTATCACGGGCGCGTGCGCAGTCTCGCCGAAGCGGCGCGCGAAGCTGGACTGGAGTTTTAA
- the rpsE gene encoding 30S ribosomal protein S5, with protein sequence MERIDASGLDLKDQVISINRVTKVVKGGKNLSFAALVIVGNENGVVGFGSGKAREVPLAIKKGIEAAKKNLIRVPLSGHTLPHQVTGIFGSGRVLLKPAPEGKGVIAGGAVRAIMQLVGVRDVVTKSIGTSNPHNVVRATFEGLRELKDPTSVSRLRRQAAEEAASA encoded by the coding sequence ATGGAACGAATTGACGCATCAGGTCTCGATCTGAAGGATCAGGTGATTTCAATCAACCGCGTGACCAAGGTGGTCAAGGGCGGCAAGAACCTGTCGTTTGCGGCGCTGGTCATAGTCGGCAACGAGAATGGCGTCGTCGGCTTCGGCAGTGGCAAGGCCCGCGAAGTGCCGCTGGCGATCAAGAAGGGCATCGAGGCGGCGAAGAAGAATCTGATTCGCGTGCCGCTGTCGGGCCACACCCTGCCGCACCAGGTGACCGGCATCTTTGGCTCAGGGCGCGTGCTGCTCAAGCCCGCTCCCGAAGGCAAGGGCGTCATCGCCGGTGGCGCCGTGCGCGCCATCATGCAACTGGTCGGCGTGCGCGATGTGGTGACGAAATCAATCGGCACCTCGAACCCGCACAACGTCGTCCGCGCCACCTTTGAAGGTCTCCGGGAGTTGAAAGACCCGACCTCGGTGTCGCGGCTGCGGCGGCAGGCGGCAGAAGAAGCCGCGAGCGCTTAA
- the rpmD gene encoding 50S ribosomal protein L30, whose protein sequence is MATANNEAPGATIKIQWYRSTIATPRAHKEIVRSLGLTKLNQIVERPDTPSMRGAVKKVPHLLRIIE, encoded by the coding sequence ATGGCAACGGCCAACAACGAAGCGCCGGGCGCGACCATCAAGATTCAGTGGTATCGCTCGACTATCGCCACGCCCAGAGCGCATAAAGAGATCGTCCGCAGCCTCGGGCTGACCAAGCTCAATCAGATCGTCGAGCGGCCCGACACCCCGTCCATGCGCGGCGCGGTTAAGAAGGTCCCGCACCTGCTGAGAATCATTGAATAG
- the rplO gene encoding 50S ribosomal protein L15 encodes MGIHNIGAPKGANKDKKRVGRGPGSGLGKTSGRGHKGQKSRSGYSGRPGFEGGQMPLQRRLPKRGFTNIFKKVWIEVQLSELAERFDGSEPITPELMVERGMIKKSHLARFEGVVVLGGGELAAKLSITAHRFTKSAKEKIEAAGGTASLVGKSFEA; translated from the coding sequence ATAGGCATACACAACATCGGCGCGCCGAAGGGCGCAAACAAAGATAAGAAGCGCGTCGGGCGCGGCCCCGGCTCGGGGCTCGGCAAGACTTCGGGGCGCGGCCACAAAGGGCAGAAATCGCGCTCCGGCTATTCGGGCCGTCCGGGCTTTGAAGGCGGCCAGATGCCGCTGCAACGGCGACTGCCCAAGCGCGGCTTTACGAACATCTTCAAAAAGGTCTGGATCGAAGTGCAGCTATCAGAACTGGCCGAGCGTTTTGACGGCAGCGAGCCGATCACGCCGGAGCTGATGGTCGAGCGCGGCATGATTAAGAAGAGTCACCTGGCACGCTTTGAGGGCGTCGTCGTCTTAGGCGGCGGCGAGCTGGCCGCGAAGCTGAGCATCACCGCACACCGTTTCACGAAGTCGGCGAAAGAAAAGATCGAAGCCGCCGGCGGCACCGCCAGCCTGGTCGGCAAAAGCTTTGAGGCGTAA
- the secY gene encoding preprotein translocase subunit SecY, giving the protein MIENFVNSIRNVFTVPDLRKRVLFTLAMLAVYRIGSHVRTPGIDPQVLSNLWEQGVMHRSLAGVMDLFSGGNFRVVSIFALGITPYITASIILQLMTVVSARLKALQEEGDLGRRKITQYTRYLTVVLCAVQSFGIAYWLQNQVTSSGNLVYNPGLNFVLMTMLTLATGTTFIMWLGEQITERGVGNGISLIIFAGIVLRLPSAVQTMYEKLTGGGTGQAIGVILLVVAMILVIAAIVFVERGFRKIPINHARRMVGRQSIPQQQTHMPLKVNMGGVIPVIFASSILAFPQTILGFLGTDPENTTGWKAWLGKLASEMGGQGHPLHYLIYAAAIIFFTFFYVSIIFNTDEVANNLRKNGAFIPGIRPGKRTSDYLNEILTRLTTAGAIYLAVVALLPQFILSGFAVQYLPFIGQSLDNLLRGNPLTSWITTGIGVNFYFGGTSLLIVIGVAMDTMNQIESQLIMRHYDGFLGPRGRRMRGRRSY; this is encoded by the coding sequence ATGATCGAGAATTTCGTCAACAGCATCCGCAACGTCTTCACCGTCCCTGACCTGCGCAAGCGCGTCCTGTTCACGCTGGCGATGCTGGCGGTTTACCGCATCGGCTCGCACGTGCGCACGCCGGGCATTGACCCGCAGGTGCTCTCGAACCTGTGGGAGCAGGGCGTGATGCACCGCAGCCTGGCCGGCGTCATGGACTTGTTCTCCGGCGGCAACTTCAGAGTCGTCTCTATCTTCGCCCTCGGCATCACGCCCTACATCACGGCGTCGATCATCCTGCAACTGATGACCGTCGTGAGCGCGCGGCTGAAGGCGTTGCAGGAAGAAGGCGATCTGGGCCGGCGCAAGATCACCCAGTACACGCGCTACCTGACGGTCGTGCTCTGCGCGGTGCAGTCGTTCGGCATCGCCTACTGGTTGCAGAATCAGGTCACCTCTTCGGGCAATCTGGTCTACAACCCCGGGCTGAACTTCGTGCTGATGACGATGTTGACGCTGGCGACCGGCACGACGTTCATTATGTGGCTCGGCGAGCAGATCACCGAGCGCGGCGTCGGCAACGGCATCAGCTTGATCATCTTCGCCGGCATCGTGCTGCGCCTGCCTTCGGCGGTGCAGACCATGTACGAGAAGCTCACGGGCGGCGGCACCGGCCAGGCCATTGGCGTCATCTTGCTGGTCGTGGCGATGATCCTGGTGATCGCGGCCATCGTCTTCGTCGAGCGCGGCTTCCGCAAGATTCCCATCAACCATGCGCGGCGCATGGTCGGGCGGCAATCGATCCCGCAGCAGCAGACACACATGCCGTTGAAGGTCAACATGGGCGGCGTCATCCCTGTGATCTTCGCGTCTTCGATCCTCGCCTTCCCACAGACCATCCTCGGCTTCCTCGGCACGGACCCCGAGAATACCACGGGCTGGAAAGCATGGCTGGGGAAACTGGCCAGCGAGATGGGCGGCCAGGGTCACCCGCTGCATTACCTGATTTATGCGGCGGCGATCATCTTCTTCACTTTCTTCTACGTGTCGATCATTTTCAACACTGACGAAGTGGCGAACAACCTGCGCAAGAACGGCGCGTTCATCCCCGGCATCCGCCCGGGCAAGCGCACCTCGGATTACCTGAACGAGATTCTCACGCGGCTGACGACGGCCGGCGCCATTTACCTGGCGGTGGTGGCGTTGCTGCCGCAGTTCATCTTGTCGGGCTTCGCGGTTCAATACCTGCCTTTCATCGGGCAGTCGCTCGACAACCTGCTGCGCGGCAACCCGCTGACTTCGTGGATCACGACCGGCATCGGCGTCAACTTCTACTTCGGCGGCACCAGCCTGCTGATTGTCATCGGCGTGGCGATGGACACGATGAACCAGATCGAGTCGCAGCTGATCATGCGCCACTACGACGGCTTCCTCGGGCCGCGCGGGCGGCGCATGCGGGGGCGGCGCTCGTATTGA
- a CDS encoding adenylate kinase → MSNLYVLMGPQGAGKGTQAQLLADRFGLPIVATGDILREIAKEETEFGRHVKAVLATGELVSDDILAEVIKQRLCLNDCVGGCILDGFPRTLPQARLLEMIAQEDGNRIVVIKIDVPRELLLRRLTGRRICKRCNSIYHMEFKPPQHDEVCDLDGEALMTRPDDTIEAIQQRLQLYQEKTRPLLEYYEASSRLQRVDGTGTPEAVFNRLAEIVESDSNSERGNAAQ, encoded by the coding sequence ATGTCGAACCTCTACGTTTTGATGGGGCCGCAAGGTGCAGGCAAAGGCACTCAGGCGCAATTATTGGCAGACCGTTTCGGTCTGCCAATCGTCGCTACGGGGGACATCCTGCGCGAGATCGCCAAGGAGGAAACCGAGTTCGGCCGGCACGTCAAAGCGGTCCTCGCCACCGGCGAGCTGGTCAGCGACGATATTCTCGCCGAGGTGATTAAGCAGCGGCTCTGTCTGAACGATTGCGTCGGCGGGTGCATCCTCGATGGCTTCCCGCGCACCTTGCCGCAAGCGCGCTTGCTTGAAATGATCGCGCAGGAGGACGGCAATCGCATCGTCGTCATCAAGATTGACGTGCCGCGCGAGCTGCTGCTGCGCCGCCTGACCGGCCGGCGCATCTGCAAACGCTGCAACTCGATTTATCATATGGAGTTCAAGCCGCCCCAACACGACGAGGTTTGCGACCTGGACGGCGAGGCGCTGATGACCCGGCCCGACGACACCATCGAAGCGATCCAACAGCGGTTGCAGCTCTACCAGGAGAAGACGCGGCCGCTGCTTGAATACTATGAGGCGTCGAGCCGACTCCAGCGGGTTGACGGCACGGGAACGCCGGAAGCCGTCTTCAATCGCCTGGCCGAGATTGTCGAAAGTGATTCGAACTCGGAGCGAGGCAATGCGGCGCAGTGA
- the map gene encoding type I methionyl aminopeptidase, producing MVIRKSKIEIEKMRAAGQIVARVLKQLSEIVQPGITTRDLDAEAERLIRAAGAVPTFKGYHGYPASICASINDEVVHGIPSKRKLREGDIIGIDCGATLQGYVGDAAVTVPVGRISDDAWKLINTTRRSLFEAISRCRVGNRLGDVCNAVQAYVEPLGYSVVRNFCGHGIGRAMHEDPQVPNYGKPGTGPVLREGWVLAIEPMVNIGRHDVKVLSDGWTVITLDGRPSAHFEHTVAITADGPQILTELNGNGNVG from the coding sequence ATGGTGATTCGCAAATCGAAAATCGAGATTGAAAAGATGCGCGCTGCGGGGCAGATTGTCGCCCGCGTGTTGAAGCAGCTCTCGGAGATCGTGCAGCCGGGGATTACCACCCGCGACCTCGATGCCGAAGCCGAGCGCCTGATCCGCGCCGCGGGTGCGGTGCCGACTTTTAAGGGCTATCACGGCTATCCGGCTTCGATCTGCGCCTCGATCAACGATGAAGTGGTGCATGGCATCCCTTCGAAACGTAAGCTGCGCGAGGGCGACATCATCGGCATTGACTGCGGCGCAACCTTGCAGGGCTATGTCGGCGACGCGGCGGTGACGGTGCCGGTTGGGCGGATCAGCGATGACGCCTGGAAGCTGATCAACACGACGCGCCGCTCACTGTTTGAAGCGATCTCCCGCTGCCGCGTCGGCAATCGCCTCGGCGATGTCTGCAACGCCGTGCAGGCGTATGTCGAGCCGCTCGGCTATTCGGTGGTGCGCAACTTCTGCGGGCACGGCATCGGTCGGGCGATGCACGAAGACCCGCAGGTGCCGAATTACGGCAAGCCCGGCACCGGCCCTGTCTTGCGCGAAGGCTGGGTGCTGGCTATCGAGCCGATGGTCAATATCGGGCGCCACGACGTCAAAGTCCTGTCCGACGGCTGGACGGTAATCACCCTGGACGGCAGGCCGTCGGCACATTTCGAGCATACAGTGGCAATCACCGCTGACGGGCCGCAGATTCTCACTGAATTAAACGGGAATGGGAATGTCGGGTAG
- the rpmJ gene encoding 50S ribosomal protein L36 gives MKVRASVKKMCDNCKVIHRRGVVRVICTNPKHKQRQG, from the coding sequence ATGAAAGTCAGGGCATCGGTTAAGAAAATGTGTGATAACTGCAAGGTCATTCACCGCCGCGGCGTTGTTCGAGTGATCTGCACCAATCCCAAGCATAAACAGCGGCAAGGATAG
- the rpsM gene encoding 30S ribosomal protein S13, which produces MARIAGVDLPANKRAEIGLTYIYGIGRSRANQILGEAGINIDKRIRELSEEEVNRIRTVIDQQGMVEGDLRKEVQMNIKRLMDIGCYRGLRHRRGLPVRGQRTHTNARTRKGPRRMTVAKKKAPGKK; this is translated from the coding sequence ATGGCACGCATCGCAGGCGTAGACCTTCCGGCAAATAAGCGAGCCGAGATCGGTCTGACATACATCTACGGCATCGGGCGCTCGCGCGCCAACCAGATTCTCGGCGAGGCCGGCATCAACATCGATAAGCGCATCCGCGAGCTGAGCGAAGAAGAGGTCAACCGCATCCGCACGGTCATTGATCAGCAGGGCATGGTCGAAGGCGACCTGCGCAAAGAAGTGCAGATGAACATCAAGCGGTTGATGGACATCGGCTGCTATCGCGGCCTGCGCCACCGCCGCGGCCTGCCGGTGCGCGGCCAGCGCACGCATACCAACGCCCGCACGCGCAAAGGCCCGCGCCGCATGACGGTCGCTAAGAAGAAAGCGCCGGGCAAGAAATAA
- the rpsK gene encoding 30S ribosomal protein S11 produces MAKAQAKGGKKKAFKRKERRIVPQGIVHIQASFNNTLVAITDMSGNLISQSSAGALGFHGSRKGTPFAAQQAASRAAQAARDVGMQHAEVRVKGPGSGRESAVRAIQSAGINVSIIRDVTPIPHNGCRPPKRRRV; encoded by the coding sequence ATGGCAAAAGCACAAGCAAAAGGCGGCAAGAAGAAAGCCTTCAAGCGCAAAGAGCGGCGCATCGTGCCGCAGGGCATCGTTCACATCCAGGCGAGCTTCAACAACACACTGGTGGCGATCACCGATATGTCGGGCAACCTGATCAGCCAGTCGTCGGCAGGCGCGCTCGGCTTTCATGGCTCGCGCAAGGGCACGCCGTTCGCCGCGCAACAGGCGGCCAGCCGTGCCGCGCAAGCGGCGCGTGACGTTGGCATGCAGCACGCCGAAGTCCGTGTCAAAGGGCCGGGATCAGGCCGCGAATCGGCGGTGCGCGCGATCCAGTCCGCCGGCATCAACGTGTCGATCATTCGTGACGTCACGCCGATCCCCCACAACGGCTGCCGCCCGCCGAAGCGTCGTCGCGTTTAG
- the rpsD gene encoding 30S ribosomal protein S4: MARYRGPVCRLCRREGMKLFLKGERCYKPSCPIEKRGTQPPGQHGRNVRRAKLIGYGEQLREKQKVKRIYGMLERQFRLYFERAVRTKGVTGENLLALLERRLDNVVYRLGYAMSRPQARQLVSHGHVLVNGRKVDIPSFQVKVGDEITIREGSRANGHIQSAFQTASGRGRPGWLEVISADDMRGRVVALPRREDIGQNINEQLIVELYSK, from the coding sequence TTGGCTAGATATCGTGGCCCGGTGTGCCGTTTGTGCCGCCGGGAAGGAATGAAGCTGTTTTTGAAGGGCGAGCGGTGCTACAAGCCGAGCTGCCCGATTGAAAAACGCGGCACCCAGCCGCCCGGTCAGCACGGCCGCAACGTCCGCCGTGCCAAGCTCATCGGCTACGGCGAGCAATTGCGCGAGAAGCAGAAGGTCAAGCGCATTTATGGCATGCTGGAGCGCCAGTTCCGGCTCTATTTCGAGCGCGCCGTGCGTACCAAAGGCGTCACGGGCGAGAACTTGCTCGCTTTGCTTGAGCGTCGCCTCGACAACGTCGTCTATCGTCTCGGCTATGCGATGTCGCGCCCGCAAGCGCGGCAGTTAGTCAGCCACGGTCACGTCCTCGTCAATGGCCGCAAAGTGGATATCCCAAGCTTCCAGGTCAAGGTCGGCGATGAAATCACCATCCGCGAAGGCAGCCGCGCCAATGGGCACATTCAGAGCGCCTTCCAGACGGCATCGGGGCGCGGCCGCCCGGGCTGGCTCGAAGTTATCTCTGCTGATGACATGCGTGGCCGCGTCGTTGCCTTGCCGCGTCGTGAAGACATTGGCCAGAATATCAACGAACAACTTATCGTCGAGCTTTATTCCAAGTAG